DNA from Candidatus Eremiobacteraceae bacterium:
GACCGAGACGTACGGCAAGATCGCCGCGGAACCGGGAAGTCCGCCTTGCGAGTACGGAACGAAAGGCGCGACCAGCTTGCCGTCGAGGAAGACGTCGACGCACGTCGTCGCGACGCCGAAAACCGTGCATGGCGAGCCGGCGTCGGGCGATCCGTTGACCACCCGCACGAGCGCGTTGTTCGTGGAGAAGCCTTGGCCGTTCGGACCGTTCGGCGGCATCGGCAGATCGCTGCCGGTGCAAGACGATAGGACGAATGCGGTGAGCGCGGCGACGGCGGCGGCTGCGAAGCGTCGATGCTTCAAGCTCATCGAAAACCTTTCGTAGACGTTCGGACGCGACAGGCCGTCTCCACGTGGCGGCCGCACCTGGGGTTCGCCCGGAAGACGACCTTTCCCGTCCGCCGGGCCAGCCCTTAAGCCGGTTGGAACGACTCCAACTGCGCCTTCACCGACCCTAGGAACCGGGACGCGGCCGCCCCGTCAAGGACGCGGTGATCGATGCACATGCACAGATTCATGATCGAGCGGATCGCGATGGCGTCGTTGACGACCCACGGTCGCTTGACGACCGCTTCCATCGTGATGATCGCGGCCTGCGGCGGGTTGATGATCGGCACCGATGCGATGTTGCCGAGCGCACCGGTGTTGTCGACCGTGATCGTTCCGTCGGTGAGATCTGCCATCGTCAGTCGCCGCTTGCGTGCTTTGTCGACGATCTCGTTGATCGCTTGCGCGAGGCCGGCGAGACTGTAGCGGTCAGCGTCGCGCACGACCGGCACGACCAAGCCGTCTTCGACGTCGATCGCGATGCCGACGTTGATGTGCTTGCGCATGATGATGTGGTCGCCCGCCCACGTGCTGTTGACGGCAGGCACATCGCGCAGCGCGCGGCAAACGGCCGAGACGACGATCGGCAAGTATGTCAGGTTGACGCCCTCACGCGCCTTGAACGCCGCCTTCTCCTTGTCGCGCCAGCGCGAGAGTTCGGTGACGTCGGCTTCCATCATGCACCACGCGTGCGGGATCGTCGAGGTCGAGAGGACCATACGCTCGGCGATCGTCTTGCGCATCTGCGAGAGACGGACGACAACGTCTTCATCACCGGCAGGCGCGATAGGCACCTGCGCCGGTACCGCCGTGGGAATGCGCGGCGCTGCAACTGTTGCGCTTGCGACTTGCGCCGCGGGCGAGTAGCGATCTGCGGCCGCGGCGCCGGAGCCGACATGCGCGGTCACGTCGTGCGCGGTAACGCGGCCGCCGCGACCCGTGCCGGAGACCGAACCGAGATCGATGCGATGCTCGCGCGCGAGCTTACGTACTGCAGGCGAGTACCGCACGCCGTTGCCGCCGGTCGAAACGGGGCTCGGCGATGTCGCGCCGACGTTCGCGTGGCTTGCACCGCTCGGACTCGCGGATGTCGCGGTCGAAGGCGCCGCTGCGCTCGAACCGCTCGACGACGGCGCTCCACCGATCGCCGCCTCGCCGATCTCGCATATCGCCACGCCCACCGGCACCGTCGTGCCTTCCTGCGCGAGTATCGACGTCAGCGTGCCGGCGAACGGTGACGGGATCTCGGACGCGACCTTATCGGTCTCGACTTCGAGCAGCGGTTCGTACTTCTCGACCCGGTCGCCGACTTTCTTGAGCCAGCGTCCCACCGTTCCTTCGGTGACGGTCTCGCCCAGCTGCGGCATGATGACTTGTGCCAACTCCGACCCTCGCCGAGCTTCGCTCGGCCGGTCGAGCTAAAGCTCGACCGCTACATTCACGTACGTCTAGAATTGCGCGAGTTCGCGCATCGCGTCGGCGATCCGCTCTGGCGACGGCATGAACGCTTCTTCGTACTCTTTCGCGTAGCCCATCGCCGGAACGTCGGGCCCGCACAAGCGCTTGATGGGCGCGTCGAGCTCGAAGAGCGCCTCCTCGGCGATCGCTGCCGAGATCTCCGCGCCGACGCCGCCGAACTTGTTGTCTTCGTGCACGACGAGGACACGTCGCGTCTTCGTCGCCGAGTTGATGATCGTCTCGCGGTCCATCGGACGGATCGAGCGAAGATCGACGACCTCGGCATCGATGCCTTCTGCAGCGATCTTCTCCGCCGCTTCGACCGCGAAATGCCGCATGAGACCGTACGTGATGACGCTCAGATCCTTGCCGGCCCGCGCGATATCCGCCTTTCCGATCGGCACGGTATGCCGGCCTTCGGGCACCTCGCCTTTGATGAGCCGATACGTGCGCTTGTGCTCGAGGAACAGCACCGGGTCTTCGTCGGCGATCGCGCTCGTCAACAAGCCCTTCGCATCCGCTGGCGTCGACGGCGCCAAAACCTTGAGTCCAGGCACGTGGTAGAAGAGCGCTTCGATGCTCACCGAGTGCGACAGCGCGCCGCGCACGCCGCCGCCGTACGGCGTGCGGATGACGAGCGGGCACGAGTTGCCGCCGGCGCTGCGATAGCGCGTCTTCGCCGCTTCGCCGACGATCTGATTGAACGCCGGATAGATGAAGTCGGCGAATTGGATCTCGGCGATCGGCCGCAAGCCTGCCATCGCCGCGCCGATCGCGACGCCGACGATCGAGGCTTCGGCGAGCGGGGTGTCGATGATGCGCTCGCGCCCGAACTCTTCTTGGAATCCGGCGGTGATGAGGAAGACGTTGCCGCGCGCGCCGACGTCTTCACCCATGATGAAGACGCGCTCGTCCGACGCCATCGCGTCGTGGAGCGTTTCGCGTACCGCTTCGAGGAGATTCTTCGTCGCCATGATCGTCCTTAAGAAAGGGGGCCGGAGTGGTAGACGTGCGTGTAGAGGTCGGCTTCGGTCGGTGGCGCCTGCGCTTCGGCCCAATCCGTCGCGTCGTTGACCTCGCGCAGCGCTTTCGCTTTGAGCTCGGCGATCGTGTCATCGTCGATCATGCCGCGTTCTTTCAGCCAGTTCTCGAAGCGCGGGATCGGGTCGCGCGTCTTCACCGCCTCGATCTCGTCTGGGGTCCGGTACGTGAGCTGGTTGTCGTCGCTCGTGTGCGACATCGCGCGATAGCACTTCGCTTCGACGAGCGTCGGCCCGCCGCCCGAACGAGCTCGCTCGACCGCGTCGCGGACCGTCTCGTACGACTGCACAGGATCGGTGCCGTCGCAGATGACGCCGGGGAATCCGTAACCGGCCGCGCGATCGGCGACGTTCTTGACGCCCATCTGCAACGACTGGTGGACGGAGATCGCGTACTCGTTGTTCTCGCAAAGGAACACGATCGGCACTTTGTGGATCCCGGCGAAGTTGAGCGCCTCGTGCCACTCGCCCTCGCTCGTCGAGCCTTCGCCGAACGAGGTGAGCACGACGGCGCTCTGTTTGCGCATCTTCGCCGCGAGCGCGATGCCGACGGCATGCGTGACGTGGGCGGCGATGATGCTCGAGATGCTCGCGATCTGACGATCCGGCACGCTATAGTGGTTCGGGAACTGACGCCCGCTCGAGAAGATGTCGCCCTTGCGCGCGAACAGACACATGAGCTGCTCGCGCGGGGTCACGCCGAAAGAGAGGGCCATGCACGTGTCGCGATAGTAGGGTACGAGCCAATCGACGCCCCGCCGAAGCGCGAACGCGGCGCCGACCTGGATCGCTTCGTGTCCCTGGCAGGTCGCTGCGAACGGGATCTTGCCTTGACGGTTGAGGGCGAACCCGCGGTCGTCGCACGTGCGGGTGAGCACCATGTAATAGTACATCTCGAGCAACCGCTCCGGAGTGAGACCCTCCGGCAGCGATGCCCGTACTTTCGGCTCGCTTTTCATGCGCTGCCCGTTCGAACGGCCTCCTCTGATTTCATCCTTTTGCGCGCGACGCCCGACTCGATCGCTGCATTCGCGACGGCGCGACTCACCGCTTCCACGACCCGCTTGTCGAAGACGCTCGGGATCACATAATCCGCCAACACCTCGTCGTCGCCGATGACGCCGGCGATCGCGTGTGCGGCGGCGAGCAGCATCGACTCGTTGATGCAGCTCGCGCGCACGTCGAGCGCGCCGCGGAAAATGCCCGGGAAGGCGAGCACGTTGTTCACCTGATTCGGATAGTCCGAACGTCCGGTCGCGATCACCGCGACATACGGCTCCGCCAGATCCGGCGATATCTCCGGAACCGGATTGGCCATCGCGAAGACGATCGAGTCTTTCGCCATCGACTTCACAGCGTCGAGCGACAGGGCATTCGGCCCGCTCAGCCCGATGAAGACGTCGGCGCCTTTAATGACGTCCTCGAGGCTGCCCGAGCGAAAATCTTTGTTGCCGTTGTCGGCGATCCACTGCTTCATCGGGTTGTCGTACGTCGTGCCGCGGACATATGCGCCTTCTAGGCCGACGCCGATGACGTCGCCCGCGCCCGCCGAGAGCAAGAGTTTCGCGCACGAACCGCCGGCCGCGCCGATGCCGAGGATGACGACGCGGACGTCCTCGAGCTTCTTGCCGACGACCTTGAGCGCGTTGATAAGCGCCGCAAGTATGACGACCGCCGTGCCGTGCTGATCGTCGTGCATCACCGGGATGTCGAGTCGCTCGATGAGTCGGCGTTCGACTTCGAAACAGCGCGGCGATGAGATGTCTTCGAGATTGATCCCGCCGAAGCCGGGCGCGATGCGCACGACCGTTTCGACGATCGCGTCGACGTCTTTCGTATCGAGGCAGATCGGAAACGCGTCGACGCGCCCGAACTCCTTGAAGAGCATCGCCTTGCCTTCCATCACCGGCAACGCGGCGAAAGGACCGATGTCGCCGAGCCCGAGGACGGCGGTGCCGTCGGTGACGACGGCGACCATGTTCGCTTTCGCGGTAAGCGTGTATGCTTTCGACGGGTCGTCGGCGATCGCGAGGCACACGCGTGCGACGCCCGGCGTATAGACGCGCGACAGCGCATCGCGATTGTTGAGCGGTATGCGGCCGAGCACTTCGATCTTGCCGCCGAGATGCGCGAGGAACGTCCGGTCGCTGACGTCGACGACGTGCGTGCCTTCGATCGCCGAGATCGCGTCGACGACGTGCTTCAGGTGCTCTTCATCTCCGACTTCGATCGTGATGTCGCGGACGGCGGAGCGCCGCGTCGCCTGGCTGACGTCGACCGCGCCGATCCGGCCGCCTACGCGTGCGATCGCTTCAGCGATCTTCGCGAACGTGCCGATCTGCCGCGATTGTTCGACGCGGACCACGGCGGTAAACCCGATCTTCATGTCGTGATTGGTCACGCTTTGCCGGCCTCCGGCCGCCACGCTTCGACCCGCGGGGGGCCGCACCCACCGACCCGTCGAAGGTTTTTGCTGCGCTCGCCGCATCGCGGGCGTCGTCCCCTGCGCGGGGCCGGCCGGAGATCACTCACTCGTGCGTCGATTCATCGCCGTCGCTCTCGCCGTAGCGATTCTCACCGGTCCGATCAGCGGGTGTTCGCAACCCATCGATCCCGGCAGCTCGGTTCCGGCGCAGTCGCAGCCGTTCGTCGCGCTGCTCGCGCTCATCGGGCTCGGGATCGGGCTCACCGCGTTGCATCACCACAACGAGTCGCACTCCGGCTCCGGCGGTACGGGCGGCAATGCGGTCGGTGCGCAGTTCAGCGTCGCGCCTTTCATCAGCGGCTATAAACCGGTCGACCTCGTCGTCGACCCGGTCAACGTCGCGCTCGGAGCGCTCGAATCGCCGCTCGCGGGCGGCGGAACGGGCAAGTTCACGGAGATCCAAGATCTCAGCAATACTGCCCAGCCGTTCGGAACGTATACCTTGCCTGCGAACTACTCTCCGAGCGCAGTCGCGATGGACGCGAACGGGCTCACATGGTTCGTCGACGCGACCGGCAAGGTGCAAGGCTGCGCCTCGATGACGTCAGCCACGACGACGTGCACGTCCGCCGGCACCTTCAACGACGGACTCGGCGCGGGGTCGCGCTCGATCGCGGTCGACGTCGGCTTCATCGTCGTGATCGTGGACGGCGGGAACGGCAAGGTGAAGTGGTGGGCGACCGAAGGGTCGAGCGGAAGCGGCACCGGCACGTACTCATCGACGTCGACATCGCCGATCTACGCCGCCGACGCGATCGAACTGACGACGACGCCGCCGAGCGGCTTCACGGTCTACCATCAAGATGGCTCGTCCGACTTCATCACGTTCACACTGACCGGCTCGACGTTGTCGTTGACGCCTCAGGCGAACTTCCTCTATACGCCCGCTTCGCTCGTCGGATTGAGCAACATCGGAGGCGAGGTCTCGGGCAAGGATGCGGTCTTCGGTTTCACCGGCGAACCGGCGGGATCGTATTCGATGACGAAGTACGAAACGGCGACCGCTGCCGGCATCGGACAAGCGACTGCGACGTCCGAGCTCATCGACTTCAACGGCCAGGTCGGTAATCCGAGCGGGGCACCGTTCACCGCACCGCTCGACTCCTCGCACCTGGACACTGGAGAGAACTCGATCTGGGCGATCGACGCCGGTGGCCGCATCGTCAACTTCGCCCCATTCTGATCGCGACCGTCGTTTGTAGCGGTCGTTCTTGAGTGAGGAAAGGGAGCGGTCGAGCTTTAGCTCGACCGCCGCGGTTGTTCTTGAGTGGGGAAAGGGAGCGGTCGACCTTTACGGTCGACCGCCGCGGCCTTGCTTCAAGGTCGTCTCCGGTCGAGCTAAAGCTCGACCGCCACAAGTCATTCGTCTGTAAGGTCGTCTGCGGTCGACCGTGAAGGTCGACCGCTCCATTCAATTTCTTACGCGGCTTTGGCGGGCGAGCCGAAGCCTTGGCGTTGCTGGGCGCCCCATTGTTTCTGACCGCGGATCCAGTCGATCGTGCCACGCAGGCGCCACCAGAGCGTCAGTTGCCGGTAGCCGAAGTTCTCGATGATGGCGTACAAGTTGAGCGTCAGCAGCTCTTTCCAGCGCGGATAGCGGTGGAATGAAGCTTCTTCCAACAGCACGGAGCTCACCGATAGGATGATGCCGAACACCACCGCGCACATCGTATAAAGGAAGGCGTTGAGCGGCGCGAGCAGACCGAGCAGCGCGGCGAGCGGCAATAAGATGTAGCCTGAGAGCTCGACGATCGGGCCGATCGCCTCGATGAACAAGAAATACGGCATGCCGAACCAGCCGACGCGCCCATAGGTGCGGTTGAAGAACAGGTCCTTGTGCTTGAGAAGCACCTCGAACATCCCGCGGTGCCAGCGATTGCGCTGGCGGCCGAGGGTCTCCCACGTCGCCGGCACCTCCGTCCAGCAGACGGTCTGCGGTACGAAGAGCACTTCATACTCGCGCTTCTGCTCTTTCAAGTGACGGACGATCTTGACGACGAGTTCCTTGTCCTCGCCGACCGTGTCGGTCGAGTACCCGCCGACGATCTTCGCCGTCGCCTTGTGGAAGAGCCCGAACGCGCCCGACACGATGAGCATGACGTTCAAAGCCGACTGCGCCGTCCGTCCGCACAAGAACGCTCGCATGTACTCGACGATCTGGAAGATCTCGATCGGCCTGCGCGGCAAGCCGACCGCTTCGACGCGGCCTTTGATCACGCGGCAGCCGTTCGCGGCACGGATGATGCCGCCGGTGATCGGGACGAACTTCGTGCGGTCGAGCATCGGCTTGACGACGTGGAGCAGGGCGTCCTCTTCGAGCAGCGCGTCGGCGTCGACCGTGCAGAAGAGCGGATAGCGCGACGCGTTGATGCCCGCGTTGAGCGCGTCGGCCTTCCCGCCGTTCTCTTTGTCGACGACGATGAGCTTCGGATAGCGCGGCGACGCGTACAGCCCGCGCACGGGCTTGCTCTTCACCGAGTTCTCGAACGTGAACTCGAGACGCTCCATACCAAAAGCTTCGATGAGATATTGGAGCGTCTGGTCTTTCGAGCCGTCGTTGATGACGACGACTTCGTGTTTGCTGTATTTGAGACGGAGCAGCGAGCGCACCGACTCGACGATCGTCGCGCCTTCGTTGTACGCCGGACAGAGGATCGAGATCGGCGGCACGAGGCGCGATCGGAAGATCTGCTCGAGCCGCTCCTTGTCGCGCGAGCGCAAGTACGACCGCACTTCCGCCAGCGCCATGAGCGTGAAGACGAGGTATACCGAGTCGACGAAGATGACGTAGAAGAACACGACGTCGTTGAACGCGAGGATCATCTTGCGCAGCAAGAGGTGGATCGGCGCTTCGTCGGCGACGAGCAGCGGGATCAAAGCGAAAACGGCAGCCATCATCGTGCGATCGCCGTCTTACGAGATTTCGCAGCCGACGCGATGAGATGGAGCTGCAGCGCGGACACCGATGCGCGGCGCGCCGGCGAATCGGGCGCTTCGATCATCGCTCGCGCGAGCAGTCGACGCCCGTCTTCGCCCACCTTGACGAGCGCCTCGGCGGCATGCTGTCGCACCCACCATACGCCATCGTGGAGCCCTTGCTCGAGCGTGCCGAGGTAGCGCGCGCGTTGCGAGCGTTCGTGCGGCGCACCGAGCGCCTCGAGCGCCTTCATGACGCGCACGCGGACGAACCAGGCGGGATCGGCGGCCGCTTTCATCACCGCTTCGGTCGCTTCGAGCGCGCCCGCTCGTCCGAGCGCCTCTGCCGCACGCGCACGGACCTCCGGCGATACGTGCGTCAAGGCGCGGATCGCCGGATCGAAATCCGACATCCAGCCGATGTCGGCGAGGATGTCGAGCGCGAGCGCGGACATGCGTGCGTCGTCGTCGTCGATGGCAGCGGTGAGCGCGGGAACCGCCATCATGCCCATGCGGGCGAGGACTTCCGCGACGCGGACCTGTTGGAAGCGCGTCGGATCGCGCAGCGCCTTGAGCAGATGCGCGACGGCAGGTTCGGCACCGACGACGCCGAGCGCTTCGGCCGCCGTGATGCGCACCATCGCGTCCGGATCGTCGTTGAAGATCTCGATGAGCGCCGGGATCGCGATGCGCGAGTGCATGCCGCCGAGCATCATACATGCCTTGAGACGCGTCTCGCCGAGCGGCGAGCGCAGCTGGCGCATCGACGCCGCGACGTAACCGGCGGACTCGAGGATCGTCACGAGCCGGCCGCGCAGGTCGCCGCTGATGAAGCTGAGATGGTCGACGAGGAACTCTCGCACCGCATCGCCGACAGGACCGCCCGGCTTCGGGATGGTGTAGAGCTGCTCGCCGTCGATGAGCACCGCGCGATCTTGTATCGAAAATGCGCGTTCGGTATCGAGTATCTTGCTGAGGACGCTGGTCATCGACTCGCGCACGTGCACGTGCACCGCCGCTCGCCACTCGCGATACATGCGCATCGTCATGATGAACAAGACGAGCGACGCGAGCGCGATGCCAAGTGACGACAGCACGAGTTCGAGCGTGACGAGTTCGAGCGACATCTACATATAGGGATATCGGCGGGGGAGGCCTATTGACGCTTGGCGAGGACCGCCCGAACCCGCACTTGGAGCTCGCGTGGCGAGAACGGCTTCACCATGTAGTCGACGGCGCCGGAATCGAAGCCCTCGAGAACATCATGTTCCTGACCGCGGGATGTGAGGAACATCACAGGTACCTCGGCCGTCGCCGGATCGCTCTTGAGCGCGCGCGCCACTTCCCAGCCATCCATCCGCGGCATCAGCACGTCGAGGATGACGAGATCAGGCTTCGACTCCCGGACGCACTCGAGCGCTTCTTCTCCGTCCGATGCGACCGTGACGTCGCAGCCCGCGTTGGTCACCGTCATCTCGACGAGACGGCGGATGTCGGGATCGTCATCGGCGATGACGACGCGCGGCCTGCTCTCTTGTTCGTCCATCTATTGCCGCGCGTTCGGTGCGAGGATGCCGCGCACCCGGTCAGCGAGCACGACGGGATCGAACGGTTTGTCCAAATAGCCGGCGGCACCGGCGGCGAGACCCTCGGCGCGATCGCTGTCCGTGCACTTCGCCGACAAGAAGACGATCGGTATCTCGGAAGTCGCGGGCGATGCCTTCAGCCGCTTGCACACGTCGAGTCCGTCAGCGCCGGCGAGCATCCGATCGAGTACGATGACATCCGGACGGCGCTGCGCGATCGCCGCGTCGACGCCGTCGGCACCGTCGCACGTCACGACTTCCCAATGGCCGATGAGCTTCAGCGCGAGACCGATGATGCGTGCGATATCGGCCTCGTCTTCGACGACGAGAACCGTGCGCACGTCCAACGCGTCCACGCGGTCAGCGTCTCTTGGGCGCGGCTTTGCGGCCGTTTTTCGATGCCGCCGTGCGGCCGCTCGCTTCGAGCCTGTCGATACGCTCGCCGAGCGCGCGGTTCTGCGCGCGCAACTCGACGAGTTCGTCGCGCAGCTTCACGAGCTCCGCGGGCCGCTCGGCGTGCTCGCGAATGGCTCTGATCGCTTCGGCGCAGCGGCGCTTGAGCCGTCCGTCGACGTCTTGCGCCGCGATCGCCTCGAGCGCGGGCAACGCCGCGATGTCGTGGAGCGCCTGGAGCGCCATGACCGACGAGATGCGGACGTCGAACGAGCGGTCGTCGAGCAGCGCGATGATCGCTTCGCGCACGTCCTTGCGCCCCTCGCCGAGTTTCGCCAGCGCTCCGATCGCCGCGCGGCGGGCGCGCCTGTGACGACCGTATTTCGTCCAATCGAGACAGATCGGCACGGCGCGTTCGTCGCCCAGCTCGGCGAACCCGGCGAGCGCGCCGCAGCGCACGACCTCGTTCCAGGACTCCTTCGCCATCGATTTCTTGAGCATATCGAACGCGCTCGCCGCGCGCGTCCTGCCGATCGACGTCGCGGCCTCGGCCTCGACGAAATAAGACGCGTCTTTGCGGGCGAGCGGTGTCAGCGATTTCACCGCATCTTCCGAACGGAAATCGCCGAGCGCGTGTGCGACCGCCGCTCGCGCCTTCGGGTGCTTCACTTTCGTGGCCGCTGCGAGCGCCGCGAACGCTCGATCGCCACGGATAAGGCCGAGCGCACGAGCCGCTTCCGCTTGAACGCCCCAGAATTTGTCTGAACGCAACGCGCCGGCAAGCGCTTCAACGCTCGCAGCCGACGTATCGGTGGACAAAGCCCGCGCAGCCTGGACGCGGGCGGCGACGAACGGATGCGTCGTCAGTTGACGCGCGAGCATCTCGAACGGCACATGCTGTTTCAGCGCTTTCAAGATATCGCCGCGCGGGTCGAAGACGCACGTCACGGGCTTCGCACGCAAGTTGAAGTGGAACGTCTGCTCGGTCGAATCGCAGTCGACCGTGAAGGACTCCGACGCGCCGCTCGAGTGGCCGAACTCGATCGTGATCGGCGTGTCGAATAGCGGGGTCTGCTCGTCGACCGTCTGCGTCTGCTTCACGGTGAGGACCGCCTGCCCGCGCGCGTCATCCCATTCGTACGCGACGTCGAACTCGGGGTGACCGGCGCGAAAGACCCACTGGTCGAAGAACGGGGCGAAATTGAGACCGGTGACCTCTTCAATCGCGCGCGCGAGATCGACGGTCTCGACGTTGCGCGTCGCGTTGTCTGCGACGTAGCGCCCCATCGCCTTCCAGAACAGGTCGTCGCCGAGACGGCTGCGGACCATGTGCAGCACGCACGCGCCCTTTTCGTAGAGATGACGATCGAACAGCTCGACGGGCTCCATGTAGACGTTCGTCACGATCGCGCGGCGGTATTGCTCGGCGTCCTCGCGCTTGTACGTGTCCTGGAGCGCGACGCGGTAGTACTGGAATTCGTCTTCGCCGCGATCGAATTCGCGGTAGAGCGCCTCGAAGTATGTCGCAAAGCCTTCGTTGAGCCACGCATGGGACCAGTCGCGGCACGTGAGCAGGTCGCCGAACCATTGATGCGCGAGCTCGTGCGCGACGAGCGGATCGCTCGAGAAGTCGAGATGCGCGCGCGCGTCGTGGAGCGTGTCGTCGGTCTGCGTCGTCGCCGTCGTGTTCTCCATCCCGCCGAAGATGAAGT
Protein-coding regions in this window:
- a CDS encoding M1 family aminopeptidase, whose product is MNEAYCRRALDVALRRRPFALPAAKARYGPDRPAKVDHIALTLSFDFERKILYGRCATTFTAVGATISHVDLDAAQLTILKASTPARKQLDFDMTGTKLRVALDTPLRAGKSATIIIDYEARQPRQGIYFIGPDEGYPKKPVEVWTQGQDEDAHYWFPCIDYPNAKATTEVTATVPKGFFVLSNGALLKTTRDTKRKTTTYHWQMDVPHVTYLVTCVAGKFSEHTDMVGDIPVSYYVRPGREADGARSFGATPKMVKFFGDILGYPYPYAKYAQVAVTDFIFGGMENTTATTQTDDTLHDARAHLDFSSDPLVAHELAHQWFGDLLTCRDWSHAWLNEGFATYFEALYREFDRGEDEFQYYRVALQDTYKREDAEQYRRAIVTNVYMEPVELFDRHLYEKGACVLHMVRSRLGDDLFWKAMGRYVADNATRNVETVDLARAIEEVTGLNFAPFFDQWVFRAGHPEFDVAYEWDDARGQAVLTVKQTQTVDEQTPLFDTPITIEFGHSSGASESFTVDCDSTEQTFHFNLRAKPVTCVFDPRGDILKALKQHVPFEMLARQLTTHPFVAARVQAARALSTDTSAASVEALAGALRSDKFWGVQAEAARALGLIRGDRAFAALAAATKVKHPKARAAVAHALGDFRSEDAVKSLTPLARKDASYFVEAEAATSIGRTRAASAFDMLKKSMAKESWNEVVRCGALAGFAELGDERAVPICLDWTKYGRHRRARRAAIGALAKLGEGRKDVREAIIALLDDRSFDVRISSVMALQALHDIAALPALEAIAAQDVDGRLKRRCAEAIRAIREHAERPAELVKLRDELVELRAQNRALGERIDRLEASGRTAASKNGRKAAPKRR